The following proteins are co-located in the Longimicrobium sp. genome:
- a CDS encoding diguanylate cyclase produces the protein MNPTVDSEAGAEGLTEHPDPRTAVDELARRAWNARFTKAQEGVRLAEQALALAKREGYWSGVGYALLSRGTCRTLLLEHGGALADLEEAARIFEETGDLSGKASALSRIGDVRVRLSESLAALPPLLEALRLQREAEDRQGESITLNFLGNLYFGLDEFAQALEYYHQSLSMKEELGDEQGVSRCLNNIGNIHARRGEYGEATAYYQRALALQRELGDLHLEGILLTNIGATWDAQGHYDRALDCYRTALDDARRNGERRTECDALCNLGDSFRKQGDLPQALAYLGKALEASHSTGLKLEETDALLRLGQTFAAAGDDERAREHLFRALELARQIQARAPESEVERELSELHERRGDAAAALEHFKRHREVQDEISSIQSERRIQSILVRAEVERTQREARILRESNEEKTRLLEQLREQAEELDRLSRVDALTGLFNRRHVDERLALEWERARRFGHDLTVALADLDHFKQVNDRFGHAAGDAVLREVGRIFREGTRHVDVVGRYGGEELVLLLVETPPDRAAGCCEKLRAAVEAHDWSAIHPDLRVTVSMGLAGNHDADSPEAQIAAADARLYEAKREGRNRVSGVSA, from the coding sequence ATGAATCCCACAGTCGACTCCGAGGCGGGAGCCGAGGGCCTCACGGAGCATCCTGATCCACGCACGGCCGTCGACGAGCTCGCGCGGCGAGCGTGGAACGCCCGCTTCACCAAAGCACAGGAAGGTGTCAGGCTGGCCGAGCAGGCCCTCGCACTGGCCAAGCGGGAAGGCTACTGGAGCGGCGTCGGGTACGCGCTGCTCAGTCGGGGCACCTGCCGCACCCTGTTGCTGGAGCACGGCGGCGCGCTCGCCGACCTCGAAGAAGCAGCCCGCATCTTCGAGGAAACCGGCGACCTCAGTGGGAAGGCAAGCGCGCTGAGCCGGATCGGTGACGTGCGCGTCCGCCTCTCCGAAAGCCTGGCCGCCCTGCCGCCGCTGCTCGAGGCGCTGCGGCTGCAGCGGGAGGCCGAAGATCGCCAGGGCGAGTCCATCACGCTCAATTTCCTGGGCAATCTATATTTCGGGCTCGACGAGTTCGCCCAGGCCCTGGAGTACTACCACCAGAGCCTTTCGATGAAGGAGGAACTGGGCGACGAGCAGGGCGTCTCCAGGTGTCTGAACAACATCGGCAACATCCACGCTCGCCGGGGCGAATACGGCGAAGCGACGGCGTACTACCAGCGGGCACTGGCCCTTCAGCGCGAGTTGGGAGATCTCCATCTCGAGGGGATCTTGCTGACCAACATCGGCGCGACCTGGGACGCGCAGGGCCATTACGACCGGGCGCTGGATTGCTACCGGACCGCGCTCGACGATGCGCGCCGGAACGGAGAGCGGCGCACCGAGTGTGATGCGCTGTGCAACCTCGGTGACTCCTTCCGCAAGCAGGGCGACCTGCCGCAGGCGCTCGCATACCTGGGCAAGGCCCTGGAAGCCAGCCACTCCACCGGGCTGAAGCTGGAGGAGACCGATGCGCTCCTCCGCCTGGGGCAGACGTTCGCCGCGGCCGGAGACGACGAGCGTGCCCGCGAGCACCTGTTCCGCGCGCTCGAGCTGGCGAGGCAGATCCAGGCCCGCGCGCCCGAGTCCGAAGTGGAGCGCGAGTTATCGGAACTCCATGAGCGGCGTGGCGACGCCGCGGCGGCGCTGGAGCACTTCAAGCGCCACCGCGAGGTCCAGGACGAGATCTCCAGCATCCAGTCCGAGAGGCGCATCCAGAGCATCCTGGTGCGGGCCGAGGTGGAGCGGACGCAGCGCGAAGCCAGGATTCTGCGCGAGAGCAACGAGGAGAAGACGCGCCTGCTGGAACAACTCCGCGAGCAGGCCGAAGAGCTGGACCGCCTCTCGCGCGTTGACGCGCTCACCGGCCTCTTCAACCGCCGCCACGTAGACGAGCGGCTCGCGCTGGAGTGGGAGCGTGCCCGCCGCTTCGGCCACGACCTCACCGTGGCGCTGGCCGACCTGGACCACTTCAAGCAGGTCAACGACCGCTTCGGCCACGCCGCGGGCGACGCGGTGCTGCGCGAGGTGGGCCGCATCTTCCGTGAGGGCACGCGCCACGTGGACGTGGTGGGCCGCTACGGCGGCGAGGAGCTCGTCCTGCTGCTGGTGGAGACCCCGCCCGACAGGGCCGCCGGCTGCTGCGAGAAGCTCCGCGCCGCCGTCGAAGCGCACGACTGGTCCGCGATCCACCCCGATCTGCGCGTGACCGTCAGCATGGGGCTGGCGGGAAACCATGACGCCGACTCACCCGAAGCGCAGATCGCCGCGGCGGACGCGCGGCTGTACGAGGCGAAGCGCGAGGGGCGGAACCGCGTCTCGGGCGTGTCAGCTTAA
- a CDS encoding helicase C-terminal domain-containing protein, giving the protein MKAPPSPRSAVDLFLAPAAAERIRREIQRARGNEVCFVCRVAEDGTVDEPRALARGHASAVLALIRDREHAGGLLVHNHPSGVLEPSEADFAVAQRLWEQGLGFAITDNDAAELYVVVEPPDEERVEPIDLDSFDADLGPGGPLALRHPRYEDRPQQRELARMIGGLFNEGGVGVAEAGTGTGKSVAYLLPAIRWALMNRERTVVSTNTINLQEQLVDKDLPLLRRALGEPFKYALVKGRANYVSIRRALQAKAGAASLFDTARQAELKGIVDWIQTTKDGSLSDLSFRPSGEVWDEVASETDVCLRMKCPHFEECFYQRARREASAADVLVVNHHLLFSDLAVRRALGNYTAPAVLPQYRRLILDEAHNLEEAATSHLGARVSRRGLFRTLRRLENRGKGLIPTFAGALRAVRNDLIARSALDVIDERILPALDRSRERAGSVFSFLNDVFSEREETIRLEDSFSAHPVWPLGLDDALTGLLDNLAGLLEGMELLRERVTVDEELKRHLEPQLVELRGGANRVQAASDALRNALRPGPDDLQLVRWMERQAERADREANLTLNAAPLDLSAVLRESLFEQVPTVVLTSATLATQGNFRFIRQRLGLSSAFAEETRVEEAIYPSPFDFGRQSLLAVPLDLPLPAGEHDPRHDEATVRATIEHAKISDGGLFVLFTSYRALRHVAAELRRRGADRDWPLFVHGEAPRAQLVARFAASGRGILLGTTSFWEGVDVPGQPLRGLVIPKLPFKVPTEPVTAARIEAIEAAGGNSFLSYMLPHAAIRLKQGFGRLIRSRDDHGAVLILDGRIVRKSYGRYFLDSLPPAPLVKGPWRVVKDAMLRFYGEWSGQRAAG; this is encoded by the coding sequence ATGAAGGCGCCCCCCTCTCCCCGGTCCGCCGTCGACCTCTTCCTGGCCCCCGCCGCCGCCGAGCGCATCCGCCGCGAGATCCAGCGCGCGCGCGGCAACGAGGTGTGCTTCGTCTGCCGGGTGGCCGAGGACGGCACGGTCGACGAGCCGCGCGCGCTGGCCCGCGGGCACGCCTCGGCCGTGCTGGCGCTGATCAGGGACCGCGAGCACGCCGGCGGGCTGCTGGTGCACAACCACCCCTCGGGCGTGCTGGAGCCCTCCGAGGCCGACTTCGCCGTGGCGCAGCGGCTGTGGGAGCAGGGGCTGGGCTTCGCCATCACCGACAACGACGCGGCCGAGCTGTACGTGGTGGTCGAGCCGCCCGACGAGGAGCGGGTCGAGCCGATCGACCTGGACTCGTTCGACGCCGACCTGGGCCCCGGCGGCCCCCTGGCGCTCCGCCACCCCCGCTACGAGGACCGCCCCCAGCAGCGCGAGCTGGCGCGGATGATCGGCGGGCTCTTCAACGAGGGCGGCGTGGGCGTGGCCGAGGCGGGGACGGGGACGGGGAAGTCGGTGGCCTACCTGCTGCCCGCCATCCGCTGGGCGCTCATGAACCGCGAGCGCACCGTCGTCTCCACCAACACCATCAACCTGCAGGAGCAGCTGGTCGACAAGGACCTGCCGCTGCTGCGCCGCGCCCTCGGCGAGCCGTTCAAGTACGCGCTGGTGAAGGGGCGCGCCAACTACGTCTCCATCCGCCGCGCGCTGCAGGCCAAGGCCGGCGCCGCCTCGCTCTTCGACACGGCGAGGCAGGCGGAGCTCAAGGGGATCGTCGACTGGATCCAGACGACGAAGGACGGCTCGCTCTCGGACCTCTCCTTCCGCCCCTCGGGCGAGGTGTGGGACGAGGTGGCCTCGGAGACCGACGTGTGCCTGCGGATGAAGTGCCCGCACTTCGAGGAGTGCTTCTACCAGCGCGCCCGGCGCGAGGCTTCGGCGGCCGACGTGCTGGTGGTCAACCACCACCTCCTCTTCTCGGACCTGGCGGTGCGCCGGGCGCTGGGGAACTACACCGCCCCCGCCGTGCTCCCGCAGTACCGCCGCCTGATCCTGGACGAGGCGCACAACCTGGAGGAGGCCGCCACCAGCCACCTGGGCGCGCGCGTGTCCCGCCGCGGGCTCTTCCGGACGCTGCGCCGGCTGGAGAACCGCGGCAAGGGGCTGATCCCCACCTTCGCGGGGGCGCTCAGGGCGGTGCGCAACGACCTGATCGCGCGCAGCGCCCTGGACGTGATCGACGAGCGCATCCTCCCCGCGCTCGACCGCTCGCGCGAGCGCGCCGGGAGCGTCTTCAGCTTCCTGAACGACGTCTTCAGCGAGCGCGAGGAGACGATCCGGCTGGAGGACAGTTTCTCGGCGCACCCGGTGTGGCCGCTGGGGCTGGACGACGCGCTCACCGGGTTGCTGGACAACCTGGCCGGGCTGCTGGAGGGGATGGAGCTCCTGCGCGAGCGGGTGACGGTGGACGAGGAGCTCAAGCGCCACCTGGAGCCGCAGCTGGTGGAGCTACGCGGCGGCGCCAACCGCGTGCAGGCCGCCTCCGACGCGCTGCGTAACGCCCTGCGCCCGGGCCCCGACGACCTGCAGCTGGTGCGCTGGATGGAGCGCCAGGCCGAGCGCGCCGACCGCGAGGCGAACCTGACGCTGAACGCGGCCCCGCTCGACCTCTCGGCCGTGCTGCGCGAGTCGCTCTTCGAGCAGGTGCCCACCGTCGTCCTCACCTCGGCCACGCTGGCCACGCAGGGGAACTTCCGCTTCATCCGCCAGCGGCTGGGGCTCTCCAGCGCCTTCGCCGAGGAGACGCGGGTGGAGGAGGCGATCTACCCCTCGCCGTTCGACTTCGGGCGCCAGTCGCTGCTGGCGGTGCCGCTGGACCTGCCGCTGCCGGCCGGCGAGCACGACCCGCGGCACGACGAGGCCACGGTGCGCGCCACCATCGAGCACGCGAAGATCAGCGACGGCGGCCTGTTCGTGCTCTTCACCAGCTACCGGGCGCTGCGGCACGTGGCCGCGGAGCTGCGCCGGCGCGGGGCGGACCGCGACTGGCCGCTCTTCGTGCACGGCGAGGCGCCCCGGGCGCAGCTGGTGGCCCGCTTCGCCGCGTCGGGGCGGGGGATCCTGCTGGGGACCACGAGCTTCTGGGAGGGGGTGGACGTCCCCGGGCAGCCGCTGCGGGGGCTGGTGATCCCCAAGCTGCCGTTCAAGGTGCCCACCGAGCCGGTGACGGCGGCGCGCATCGAGGCGATCGAGGCGGCGGGGGGCAACTCGTTCCTCTCGTACATGCTCCCGCACGCGGCGATCCGGCTCAAGCAGGGCTTCGGCCGGCTGATCCGCTCGCGCGACGACCACGGGGCGGTGCTGATCCTGGACGGGAGGATCGTCCGCAAGAGCTACGGGCGCTATTTTCTCGACTCGCTCCCCCCCGCCCCGCTGGTGAAGGGCCCCTGGCGGGTGGTGAAGGACGCGATGCTGCGCTTCTACGGCGAGTGGTCGGGCCAGCGCGCGGCGGGGTGA
- a CDS encoding fumarylacetoacetate hydrolase family protein has product MDLPRPSKIVCVGRNYVEHARELGNEVPERPLLFLKPPSALLAGGEPIVLPPESSRVEHEGEIAVVIGRRARRVSAEEAWDHVAGIAPLNDVTARDLQKTDGQWTRAKGFDTFCPLGTMVPLDGIDRDALEVVCRVNGEERQRGRVSEMTFPVPALIAYISGIMTLEPGDVIATGTPAGVGPLRDGDVVEVEIPGVGTIRNPVRSAG; this is encoded by the coding sequence GTGGATCTGCCCCGTCCCTCCAAGATCGTCTGCGTCGGCAGGAACTACGTGGAGCACGCGCGCGAGCTGGGGAACGAGGTCCCCGAGCGCCCGCTCCTCTTCCTGAAGCCGCCCTCGGCGCTGCTGGCGGGCGGCGAGCCGATCGTCCTGCCGCCCGAGTCGAGCCGCGTGGAGCACGAGGGGGAGATCGCGGTGGTGATCGGCCGCCGCGCCCGCCGCGTGAGCGCCGAAGAGGCGTGGGACCACGTCGCCGGGATCGCGCCGCTCAACGACGTCACCGCGCGCGACCTGCAGAAGACGGACGGCCAGTGGACGCGGGCGAAGGGCTTCGACACCTTCTGCCCGCTCGGAACGATGGTCCCGCTGGACGGGATCGACCGCGACGCGCTGGAGGTGGTCTGCCGGGTGAACGGCGAGGAGCGCCAGCGCGGCCGCGTGTCGGAGATGACGTTCCCGGTCCCCGCGCTCATCGCGTACATCTCGGGGATCATGACGCTGGAGCCGGGGGACGTGATCGCCACGGGGACGCCGGCCGGCGTCGGCCCGCTCCGGGACGGCGACGTCGTCGAGGTCGAGATCCCCGGCGTCGGCACGATCCGCAACCCGGTGCGCTCGGCGGGATGA
- the lspA gene encoding signal peptidase II, with product MNRRRPLAVALVAVVAADWITKFLVQNHFHIGSLHPVVDGWVWLAHRRNPCVAFSFCPPAPAGWELVVLLLASLAGIAVAGTILAKTRDAATRVAAGLVIAGAVGNLGDRLMNGAVTDFIVIRFFPYVFNVADVAITAGAILLALRMFFEEPHGGSASTPAPS from the coding sequence ATGAACCGGCGTCGCCCCCTGGCCGTGGCGCTCGTCGCCGTGGTGGCCGCGGACTGGATCACCAAGTTCCTGGTGCAGAACCACTTCCACATCGGCAGCCTGCACCCGGTGGTGGACGGCTGGGTGTGGCTGGCGCACCGCCGCAACCCCTGCGTGGCCTTCTCGTTCTGCCCCCCCGCGCCCGCCGGCTGGGAGCTGGTGGTGCTCCTGCTGGCCAGCCTGGCCGGCATCGCCGTGGCGGGGACGATCCTGGCCAAAACGCGCGACGCCGCCACCCGCGTGGCCGCCGGCCTGGTGATCGCCGGGGCGGTGGGGAACCTGGGCGACCGCCTGATGAACGGCGCGGTGACCGACTTCATCGTGATCCGCTTCTTCCCGTACGTGTTCAACGTGGCCGACGTGGCGATCACCGCGGGGGCGATCCTGCTGGCGCTGCGCATGTTCTTCGAGGAGCCGCACGGCGGCTCCGCCTCCACCCCGGCGCCCTCATGA
- a CDS encoding aminotransferase class I/II-fold pyridoxal phosphate-dependent enzyme: protein MTATTVTPTVMPTAMPTPNRRIQALPPYPLTDVPGIKRDLRARGVDVIDLGAGDADLAPPPAVVAALQQAACDPANSRYPFQLGLVEFREEIARWMGTRFGVEVDPMRELGLLIGSKEGIYHLPFAFLEPGDAAIVPDPGYAAYLGGTVLAGGVPHLVPLRPEHDFLVPLDELPADVVRRARILYLNYPNNPTAACAPREYLERAVAWCREHGVILAYDNAYSELAFDGYRPPSILEIPGAREVAVEFHSLSKTYNMTGWRIGWAVGSPDLVSAVVRVKTFCDTGVPLAIQHAGVAALRSHADWVPQNVATFQRRRDAAWQALTDAGIDLPRPAASMYLWVPLPEGVESEPWARRLLLEQGVAVLPGKSLGAGGEGFFRIALTCSEDRLRQAAARIAHML from the coding sequence ATGACCGCGACGACCGTGACGCCGACCGTGATGCCGACCGCGATGCCGACGCCGAACCGCCGCATCCAGGCGCTGCCCCCGTACCCGCTCACCGACGTCCCCGGCATCAAGCGCGACCTGCGCGCGCGAGGCGTCGACGTGATCGACCTGGGCGCGGGCGACGCCGACCTGGCCCCCCCGCCCGCGGTGGTCGCCGCGCTGCAGCAGGCCGCCTGCGACCCGGCCAACTCGCGCTACCCCTTCCAGCTGGGCCTGGTGGAGTTCCGCGAAGAGATCGCGCGCTGGATGGGGACGCGCTTCGGCGTGGAGGTGGACCCCATGCGCGAGCTGGGGCTCCTGATCGGCTCCAAGGAGGGGATCTACCACCTCCCCTTCGCCTTCCTGGAGCCCGGCGACGCGGCCATCGTCCCCGACCCCGGCTACGCGGCGTACCTGGGCGGCACCGTGCTGGCCGGCGGCGTGCCGCACCTAGTGCCGCTGCGCCCCGAGCACGACTTCCTCGTTCCCCTCGACGAGCTGCCGGCTGACGTGGTGCGCCGCGCGCGCATCCTCTACCTCAACTACCCGAACAACCCCACCGCGGCGTGCGCCCCGCGCGAGTACCTGGAGCGGGCCGTGGCCTGGTGCCGCGAGCACGGGGTGATCCTGGCGTACGACAACGCCTACTCCGAGCTCGCCTTCGACGGCTACCGCCCGCCGTCGATCCTGGAGATCCCCGGCGCGCGCGAGGTGGCGGTCGAGTTCCACTCGCTCTCCAAGACGTACAACATGACCGGGTGGCGGATCGGCTGGGCGGTGGGCAGCCCCGACCTGGTCTCGGCCGTGGTGAGGGTGAAGACCTTCTGCGACACGGGCGTGCCGCTCGCCATCCAGCACGCGGGGGTGGCGGCGCTGCGCTCGCACGCCGACTGGGTGCCGCAGAACGTGGCCACCTTCCAGCGCCGCCGCGACGCCGCCTGGCAGGCGCTCACCGACGCCGGCATCGACCTCCCCAGGCCCGCCGCCAGCATGTACCTGTGGGTGCCGCTCCCGGAGGGCGTGGAGAGCGAGCCGTGGGCGCGGCGGCTACTGCTGGAGCAGGGCGTGGCCGTGCTCCCCGGGAAGAGCCTCGGGGCGGGCGGCGAGGGCTTCTTCCGCATCGCGCTCACCTGCTCGGAGGACCGCCTCCGCCAGGCCGCCGCCCGCATCGCGCACATGCTCTGA